CTGCTTCATCCAGTGCCGCACGACCCGGAGCACCTCGGTGAAGATGCCTTCGGGGTCGTCGTCGAAGTTCACCGGGTAGATGTCCTGGTACTTCTTCGGCGGGTTCTCGGCGTAGCGGATCGTGCCGTCGGGCAGCTGCGTGAACCAGTCGGGATGCTCCGTCACCCACGGGTGGTCGGGTGCGGCCTGCAGCGCGAGGTCGAGGGCGACCTCGATACCGAGCGCGGCGGCCCGGCGCACGAACGCGCGGAAGTCGGCGAGCGTGCCGAGGTCGGGGTGCACGGCGTCGTGGCCGCCGGGGGAGCCGTCGGCGAGGGGCCCGCCGATCGCCCAGGGGGAGCCGGGGTCGTGCGGGCCCGGGTCGAGCGTGTTGTTGCGCCCCTTGCGGTTGGTGACCCCGATCGGGTGGATCGGCGGCAGGTAGACGACGTCGAAGCCCATCGCGGCGACCCCGTCGAGACGCTTGGCCGCGCTGCGGAAGGTGCCCGACTTCCACGAGCCGTCCTTCAGCTGCTTCGCGCCCTCGGAGCGCGGGAAGAACTCGTACCAGGCGCCGACGCCCGCGTGGCGGCGCTCGACGAGGATCGTGTGCTCGGGGGAGTCCGTCGAGAGCCGCGCGAGCGGTCGGGCGTCGAACTCGGCGAGGGCCGGGTCGTCGATGAGCGGGCGCCGATCGGCGGCGGCTCTGCTCGCTGAGCTTGTCGAAGCGTGCTCACCGCGCAACCCCGCCGCGACGCTCGCGAGACGCTTTCGTGCGGCGAGTGGCCGGGACTTCTCGGCGACGGCCCGGTCGAGCAGACGCGCGCCGAGCTCGAACATCAGCTCGGCGTCGACGCCGGCGTCGACCTTGAGTGCGGCGTCGTGCCGCCACGTGGCGACCTCGTCGTCGAACCCCGTGACGTGCCAGTGCCACTCGCCGATCTCGTCGAGCAGCACCTCGGCCTCCCAGCGGTCGGTGCCGGCCGCCAGCGGAGACATCCGCTCTCGGTGCACCTCGCCCGACGGGCTCGTGATGACGAGCATCGCGCCGACCTGGTCGTGCCCCTCGCGGAACACGGTCGCGCGGAACGGCACCACCTCGCCCTCGAACGCCTTGGGGCGCCAGCGCGCATCGGGCACAGCGGGGGTCAGCCGGGTCACTGGGATCCGGCCGGCGAGCACGGAGGCGGTCGTCACGGTTCGACCGTAGCGCGTCCGCGCCGGATCGCACTCGCGAACGCGTCCGGAACGTCACGGGCCCGACCTGTTGACGGCAGGTCTCGACGTGGATACCGTCAGCGCATGGTGCGAGGGCGAGAGCGATGATCACCGCCGAAACGCTCCGCGGCATCCCGATCTTCGCGCCGGTGCCCGAGGCGACGCTCGACGAACTCGCGCGGGCGGTTGAAGACATTCGCCTCATGCCCGGCGAGTACTTCGCGCACGAGGGCGACGAGCGGGCGCTCTTCATCGTCGTCGAGGGCGGCGCCGAGATCACCAAGGTGATCAACGGCGAGGAGCGCGTGATCGGCCGCCGCAAGCCGGGGCAGTTCTTCGGCGAGGTACCGATGACGCTGAGCACGCCGTTCCCGGCGAGCGGTCGGGCGGCGGATGCCGCGGAGGGCGCGCGCATCATCAAGCTCGACGTCACGGTCTACTACACCCTCGCGGCAACAGCGCCGTCGATCCCCGCCCGCGTCGCCGGCCTGGCCCGTCGCTACCTCGATTCGCTGCAGGAGATGGCGGCCGAGCGGCTCGAGACCGACGTGCGGGTCATCGGACCGCGGTCGGATGCCCGAACCCATGAGGTCACCGGCTTCCTCATCCGCAACCAGGTCGCGTTCGAGCGCACGACCCTCGACGAACCCGTCGCCGGAGAGCAGTACCCGATTCTCGAATACGGCGGCGCGCGTACGGTGGACCCCTCGTTGCGCGAGGTGGCAACAGCGGTCGGGCTCGACGTCGTGCCCGCGGCATCCGACTACGACGTCGTCATTCTCGGTGCCGGGCCCGCGGGACTCACCGCGGCCGTCAACGGCGCCGCCGAGGGCCTGCGCACGGTCGTGATCGAGTCTGTCGCTCCTGGCGGGCAGGCCGGCACCTCGACGCGCATCGAGAACTACACCGGGTTTCCGTTCGGCATCTCGGGCGACGACCTCGCGAGTCGCGCCCTGAAGCAGGCGAAGCGGCTCGGCGCCGAGATCGTGGTGACGCGCACGGTGGAGTCGATCGTGCCGGGCGCTGGTGCGAGGGCCGAGATCGTGCTCGACGGCGGCGATGTGCTGCGGGCGCCCGTGGTCATCATCGCGACGGGCGTGGCTTGGCGCTCGCTGCCGGTACCCGGCATCGACCGGTTCCGCGGCAACGGCGTCTATTACGGGGCAGCTCGCAGCGACGCCTCGATCGCGCAGGGCGCGGATGTCTGCATCGTCGGCGCCGGCAACTCGGCGGGTCAAGCGGCACTCTTCTTCGCACGGCACGCGCGATCGGTCACGATGCTCGTGCGCGGCCCGTCGCTCGAGGCGAGCATGTCGCGCTACCTCATCGACCAGATCGCCGCGAACGACGGGGTACGAGTGCAGACCCGCAGCGAGATCGTCGGGCTGCACGGCGGATCGAGCCTCGAAGCCATCGACATCGTCGACCGCACGAGCGGGGCGACGGTGCGAACCGAGGCCGGTGTCGTGTTCGTGATGATCGGCGCCGACGCGGTGACCGAGTGGATGCCATCGGCGGTTGCTCGTGATTCGCACGGGTTCATCCTCACCGGAGCCGACGCGGCGGCGACCCCGCAGTGGGGTCTCGATCGTCGGCCGTTCGCGCTCGAGACGAGTGCGCCGGGGGTGTTCGCGATCGGCGACGTGCGCTCGGGCTCGGTGAAGCGCGTGGCCGCGGGCGTCGGCGAGGGCGGTATGGCGGTGGCGTTCGTGCACCAGTACTTGGCGCTCGCGTAGGCTGCCAGCTCACGGTGAAGGTGAAAGGTCAGCTGATGTCGGAAGATCGCGTCTTGGTCGAGTTCTCCCAGGACGAAGCGCTCGTGCTTTTCGAGTGGGTCGCCGCCTACAACGAACTGCACGACTCGGAGGAACAACCGACGGCCGAGGAGTACGTGCTCGGGAATCTTGAAGCGGCACTTGAAAGCCAGGTGAATGTGGTCTTGTCCGCTCGGTATAAGGAAGAACACCGTGAGGCACAAGCGCGGCTGCAATCTCGCTGGGTGCTGGATGGAGACCAGCCGCCAGCGTAGTTGCCAGCATCGAGGATGGGCGAGGAAGTGGAACAGAAATTCTTCAGGATTGCGGCACGGGGCCTGACAGCGGGATTTGTGCTCGCCGCATTCGTCAGCTGCTCAGCGACGACGGCCACGATTCCACCGCTCGTGTGGCAGGGGATCGATGAATCACAGATGGATGAGCGGGCCCTCGAGGAATGCAAGCCTGGTGATGCCACATTGGTCGCGGCTATTGACTCAAGCTCCACTGCCCTTCGCGACGCCAACGTCGAGCACCCGTGGGACGAAGAATTCGACGACAACCTTTCTGCGGAGGACATCTACGTAGCTGTGTGCGTTGTAGATGCATCGACCGTTCCTGCATTGAGCAACGACCTGAGCTACTTCGCCATTTGGCAGGCAGATATGGAGGGCTCAGGCGTGCTCGGTGGATGGTGATGAAAGGGGCTCGATGTATAGCTTGGACGAACTCGCGGAGGCATGGTGGAGGCACAGGCTTCCTGGAGGCTATATCGAGAGCCAACTCAGCGGCGGCATCTACGACGAGACTGCAGATCTTGTCGAGGACGTTGTCGATGCCCTCGTGCGCAATCAGATTACCTTCGGGCGGATTCTCGCTGCACTTGTTCGGAGTGCTCCGTCCAGGGATGCGCTTGCTTACCTGGGCACTCGAGTCGTGGAAGATGCAGAGAGCGCGTTTGGCAGCGCAGCTTTGAGCGCGGTGGAGGGTTCTGGTGTGAGTGAGTCCGAGATCAGGGATGTGCTCGCGGGTTACCAAGCTCCAAGTTCGTAGAGGATATTGATCGGCGGCTCAAAGGAGTGATGCCGCAACGCATAGAGCATGACGGATCCAGTCTGCGGACTGTCCTCGTCGACCCCGCATTATGGGTCGGCCACTTGCCAGCGCGCCGCCTTCAGGGGGACCTCGCGGTCACGTAGTTCGTCTACGGCGCCATGGGCCCGGCCCATCAACCAGTGCCAGTTGCGGCATCCTTGAAGATCACCTCACGACCCTGCGTTCACGCAACCGACATCTGCGGCTCCTAGGGTGGAGCCGTGAAGCCGATTCGCAAGTTCACGGTCCGCGCGGTCATCCCTGCCGAGCTCGGTGCGCTCGAAGAGCTCGCCGCGAATCTCCGCTGGGCGTGGCACGAACCGACCCGCAGGCTGTTCCAGCATGTCGATCCCGAGCTCTGGCAGGCCTCCGATCGCGACCCGGTCGCGTTCCTCGGCGAGGTCGAGCCGGCGAGGCTCGCCGAGCTGGCGGGCGACGGCGGCTACGTCGAGTGGGCCGAGCGCGAGCGTGCGGCGCTGCGCGAATACCTCGCCGAGCCCCGCTGGTTCCAGTCGCTCGGCGCCGAGACCCCGAGCACGATCGCGTACTTCTCGCCCGAGTTCGGCATCACCGCCGCGCTGCCGCAGTACTCCGGCGGTCTCGGCATCCTCGCGGGCGATCATCTGAAGGCGGCATCCGACCTCGGTGTGCCGATCGTGGGCGTCGGACTCTTCTACAAGGCCGGGTACTTCTCGCAGTCGATCTCGCCCGACGGCTGGCAGCAGGAGCGCTACCCGGTGCTCGATCCCGACGGCCTGCCGCTCACCCTGCTGCGCGCACCCGACGGCGCCCCGGTGCAGGTGACCCTCGCACTGCCCGACGACCGCGCGCTGCACGCGCGGGTGTGGAAGGCCGCCGTCGGCCGCATCCCGCTGCTGCTGCTCGACACCGACATCCCGACGAACTCCGACGAACTGCGCTCGGTGACCGACCGCCTCTACGGCGGCGGCGGCGAGCACCGCCTGCTGCAGGAGCTGCTGCTCGGCATCGGCGGCGCCCGTGCGGTGCGCGCGTGGACGGAACTGAGCGGATGCCCCGCACCCGACGTCTTCCACATGAACGAGGGTCACGCGGGCTTCCTCGGCCTCGAGCGCATCGCGACCTACATCGGCGAGGGGCTCACCTTCGCCGCTGCGTTGCAGCTCGTGCGGGCCGGCACCGTCTTCACGACGCACACGCCGGTGCCCGCCGGCATCGACCGCTTCGATCGTGCGCTCGTCGAGCGGTACCTGTCGGGTTCGCTGCTGCCCGGCGTCGACCCGGCCGACGCGCTCGCCCTCGGGGTAGAACCCGGCGCCGACCCGGCGACGAGCGCGTTCAACATGGCGGTCATGGGGCTTCGGCTCGCCCAGCACGCGAACGGCGTCTCGAGACTGCACGGCGAGGTGAGCCGCCGCATGTTCGGCGACCTCTGGCCCGGCTTCGACGCCGAGGAGGTGCCGATCACGTCCATCACCAACGGCGTGCACGCCCCGACCTGGACCGACCCCGCCCTGCTCGGCCTCGCCGAGACGCGGCTCGGCACGGGCGACACCGAGCACGCCGAGTGGCGCAGCCCCGCGCTCGCCGACGGTGAGTTCTGGACCGTCAAGCGCGCCATGCGCCAGCAGCTCGTCGACGACGCTCGGCGCAGGCTCGCGGCATCCTGGCGTGAACAGCACTCGGGCGCCGAGCCGCCGAAGTGGGTGTCGCAGGTGCTCGACCCCGACACGCTCACGGTCGGGTTCGCTCGCCGGGTGCCGACGTACAAGCGGCTCACGCTCATGCTGCAGGACCCTGAGCGGCTGAAGGCGATCCTCACGAACCCCGAGCGCCCCGTGCAGTTCGTCATCGCCGGTAAGTCGCACCCGGCCGACGACGAGGGCAAGCGACTGATCCAGCAGCTCGTGCAGTTCGCCCAGCAGCCCGAGCTTCGGGGGCGCATCGTGTTCCTGCCCGACTACGACATGAGCATGGCCGAGAAGCTCTACCCGGGCTGCGACGTGTGGCTCAACAACCCGCTGCGCCCGCTCGAGGCCTGCGGTACCTCGGGCATGAAGGCGGCGATGAACGGCGCCCTGAACCTCTCGATCCTCGACGGCTGGTGGGCCGAGTTCGCGGGCGACGACTACGGCTGGGTGATCCCCTCCGCCGATGCGGCGGGCGATGCAGGGGAGCGCGACGCTCTCGAGGCGGCGGCGCTCTACGACCTGCTCGAGCACCGAGTCGCGACGCGCTACTACGAGCGCGACGGCGACGGCGTGCCGGTCGAATGGGTTCGTCGGGTGCGTGAGACCCTCGCGGTGCTCGCGCCCGAGCTCGGCGCCGATCGCATGGTGCGCGAGTACGTCGAACGCCTGTACCGGCCCGCGGCCGAGCATTTCACGATCGTCGCGGCCGAGAGCGCGCGGGGAGCCCGCGAGCTCTCGAGCTGGGGTGCTCGGGTGCGTGCGGCATGGCCCGGCGTGCAGGTCGCGCATGTGGAGTCGGGTGGCATCGACGCGCCGCACGTCGGCGACGAGCTGCAACTGCGCGCCGTCGTGCGGCTCGGCGAGCTCTCGCCCGACGACGTGCGGGTCGAGGTCGTCTACGGCCGCAGCCGCGCCGACGAGACGATCGACGCCGCGCAGCACGCCGAGCTCGAGGTCGCAGATGCCGCGGCGCAGCTCTCCCCGGGCGAGCACCTCTACACGGGGTCGCTCGTGCTCGATCGCGCGGGCGCGTTCGGCTACACGGTGCGCGTGGTGCCGCGGCATCCGCTGCTGCTGTCGACCGCCGAGCTGGGACTCGTGGCGGTCGCTGACTGAGGCTGGCTCGGCCGAGGCGCGGCGCCGTGCCATGTCACTCCAGCGGATATACGATCCGGCGCGCCGGTGCGCAGTGGAAGATCTCGGGGTGGCGGATCGTATATCCGCAGGAACGACACTTCGTGCGTGGGTCGTGACGCCGGCTGAGCGCTGAGGCTCAGCGGGTGCGGGCGATCGGCGCGTAGCGGCCTGCAGTGACCGCGAGCAGGTCGTCGGGTGCGAGCTCGAGGTCGAGGCCGCGTCGCCCGCCCGAGACGTAGATCGTCTCGTGGAGGATCGCCGATTCGTCGAGCACCGTCGGCAGCGCCGTCTTCTGGCCGATGGGGCTGATGCCGCCGACGACGTAGCCCGTCTTGCGCTCCGCGACGGCGGGGTCGGCCATCTCGGCGCGCTTGCCGCCGAGCGCGGCGGCGAGTGCCTTCAGGTCGAGCTGCATCGCCACGGGCACGATGCCCACGGCGAGCGCGCCGTCGACGCTCGCGAGCAGCGTCTTGAACACGCGGTCGGGGTCGAGGCCGAGCTTCTCGGCGGCTTCGAGGCCGTACGCGGCGGCACGCGGGTCGTGGTCGTAGCCGAGTGCGGTGAAGGCGATGCCCGCCCGGGAGAGCGCGACGGTCGCGGGCGTGCCCGCGGAGGCATCCGCTCGCTTGGCCATCAGGCTGCACCCTCTGCGCGGAACAGGCGCATCGATTGGGCGCCGACTCTGAGAGACGCGCCGGGGGCGAGCGGGGCGGCTGCAGACGAAGCGAGCGATGCCGCCGACGGTGACTCGTCGGCCGAGTCCCACAGCAGGGTGTACCCGCTCACCTCGTCGTGCGACGGCAGCACGACCTCGGCATCGGACTCGTGCGCATGCACGACGAGGAGGATGCGGTTCGGCGCCTCGGTCTCGGGCGTGGAGGCGGCGAGGAACTGAAGCGTGCGCTCGGCGGGGGAGTTCCAGTCGTCGATGCCCATGGTCTCGCCCTCGGCGTTGAACCAGTCCATCTGCGTGGCGCTCGGCACGGTCTCGCCGAGGCGTCCGAAGCGCATGGGGCGGAGCGCCGGGTTCTCGGCCCGCAGCCGCATCAGGTGCCGGGCGGTTTCGAGCAGCGCGGGAGCGAAGCGGGGCCGGTCGGCCTCCTCCCACGCGAGCCAGGTGAGGGGGGAGTCGTGGCAGTACGCGTTGTTGTTGCCGCGCTGGCTGCGGCCGAACTCGTCGCCCGCGGTGATCATCGGCACACCCGCCGAGAGCAGCAGCGTGCCGAGCAGGTTCCGGATGCTCCGGCGCCGCGCAGCCCGCACGACCGGGTCGGCCGCCTCGCCCTCGACCCCGTGGTTGTACGAGTTGTTGGAGTCGGTTCCGTCGCGGTTCTGCTCGCCGTTGCCCTGGTTGTGCTTGACGTCGTAGGCGGTGAGGTCGGCGAGGGTGAAGCCGTCGTGCGCCGTCACGAAGTTGAGGCTCGCGAGGGGCCCGCGCTCGCCGGAGAACGTGTTCGACGAGCCCGCGAGGCGCGTGGCGAAGCGGCCGATGCCACTGCCCGCCGAGCCGGTCTCGCGCTCGCGCCGCAGGTCGCCGAGCCAGAAGTCGCGCATGCGGTCGCGGTAGCGGTCGTTCCACTCGCTGAAGCCGTTCGGGAAGTTGCCGGTCTGCCAGCCGCCTGGCCCCACGTCCCACGGCTCGGCGATGAGCTTCGACGCGCCGATCACCGGGTCGTCGAGCATGGCGCGCAGCAGCGGATGCTCCGGCGTGAACGTCTCGCGCTCGTCGCGGCCGAGCGTGGCGGCGAGGTCGAGGCGGAACCCGTCGACCTGCAGCTCGTCGGCGAAGTAGCGCATCGAGTCGAGCACGAGCCGCTGAGGCGCTTCGCCCGCGAAGTCGAGGCTGTTGCCGCACCCCGTGGTGTCGACGTAGCGGCCGTGCGCGTCGTGCCGGTAGTACGCGGCGTTGTCGATGCCGCGGAACGACGAGGTCGGCCCCTCGCGACCCTCTTCGGCGGTGTGGTTGTAGACGACGTCGAGCACGACCTCGAGCCCGGCCTCGTGCAGCCGCCGCACCATGCCGGCGAACTCGCGCCGCACGGCCGCGGCGCCCTCGGCGCGGGCCGCGGCGCTCGCGTACGGCGAGTGCGCGGCGAAGAACGCGAGCGTGTTGTAGCCCCAGTAGTTGATCTTGCCCTGGCGCACGAGGCGATCTTCAGACACGAATGCGTGCACCGGCAGCAGTTCGACGGTCGTGATGCCGAGATTCACGAGGTACTCGAGCGAGGCGTCGTGCGCGAGGCCTGCGTAGGTGCCGCGCAGCGCTTCGGGCACGGCAGGGTTCAGCTTCGAGAAGCCGCGCACGTGCGCCTCGTAGACCACGGTGCGGTCGAGCGGCACGCGTGGCTTGGCCGAGTCGCCCCACTCGAACCCCGTCGCGATGAGCGACTCGAGCGCGACGCCGCGCCACGAGCCGTCGTCGGCGCGCGTGAGACCGCGAGCATAGGGGTCGAGCAGGGTGTGCACGGGGTTGAACGCATGCTCGACGCCCGCGGGCCCGTCGACGCGCAGGCCGTAGTGGGCGCCGGGACGCAGCTCTGCCGACTCGCCCTGCCACACGCCGTGCTCGTCGCGCACGAGCGGAGTGCGCGCGATCGCCCAGTCGAGGTCGTCGGCGTCGAACACCACGAGGTCGACGGATGTCGCGTGCTGCGACCAGACCCTCGCGACCCCGCCGTCGGCGCCCGCACGAACACCGAGGCCGTGCAGGGGATCGCGCTCAGGCATGCGATCTACAGTAGTTCGTGGAGGCGAGACGCCTGCAAGCGCGTGCACGCCCGTGTCGCGCTCACACCCGGTCACCACTCGGAGGTCACATGGTCATGGTCTACCTCGACCACGCCGCGACCACGCCGATGCTGCCCGAGGCCATCGACGCGCTCACCGCCGCGCTCGCCGTGGTGGGCAACCCCTCGTCGATCCACAGCGCGGGCCAGCAGGCCAAGCGCCTGCTCGAGGAGTCCCGCGAGCGCATCGCCGCGACCCTCGGCGCCGACGGGATCGAGGTCGTGTTCACGGGCAACGGCACCGAGGCGGTGAACCTCGCGATCAAGGGACTCTGGTGGCAGCGGCGCACGGCGGCAGGTGGGGCCGAGGCGTCGCCCGCGCGTCGCCGCATCCTCATGCCGGCGGGGGAGCACCACGCCACGATCGACACCGTCGAGTGGCTCGTCGCGCACGAGGGCGCCGAAGTGGTCGAGCTGCCGCTCGACGAGGTCGGCCGGCTGCGCCTCGACGTGCTCGCCGACGAGCTCGACCGCGACGCGGCATCCGTCGCCCTCGTCACGATGCTCTGGGCCAACAACGAGGTCGGCACGATCGAACCCGTCGACGAGGTCGCGCGCCTGACCGCCCGGGCCGGCGTGCCGCTGCACGTCGACGCGATCGCCGCATACGGGCAGGTGCCGATCGACTTCCACGGCATCCGCACGGCGACGGATGCCCCGCGCGGCGCCGGGCTCGTCGCCCTCAGCGTCTCGGCGCACAAGATCGGCGGGCCGGCGGGCATCGGCGCGCTCGTGCTCGACCGGTCGGCGGCGGTCGAGCCGCTCATCCATGGCGGCGGGCAGCAGCGCAAGGTGCGGTCGGGCACGCAGGATGTCGCGGCTGCGGCGTCGTTCGCGGCGGCCGCCGACATCGTGGCTGCCCGTCTCGGCGCCGACACGGCTCGTATGGCGGAGCTCCGCGATCGGCTCATCGCCGGCGTCGCCGATGCGGTTCCCGACGCGCGCCTGTCGGGCGACGCTGGCCCCGGGGCATCCGCTCGACTGCCCGGCAATGCGCACTTCTCGTTCCCCGGGTGCGAGGGCGACTCGCTCCTCTTCCTGCTCGACGCGGCCGGCGTCGCGGTCTCGACGGGGTCGGCCTGCCAGGCCGGCGTGCCCGAACCCTCGCACGTGCTCATGGCCATGGGCCGGTCGGAGGCCGACGCCCGCGGCGCGCTCCGCATCACGATCGGGCACGCGTCGACCGACGCCGACGTCGACGCGTTCCTCACAGCGCTGCCCGCCGCCCACGCGCAGGCCGCCCGCGCTGGGCTCGCCGCCCGCGCCACCTCGTTCGACCGCTGACGCGCCCGCTGCCCGGGCCACGGGGCATCCGCTCAGGCTGTCTGCCTACACTGGAGGGGTGAAGGTTCTTGCAGCGATGAGCGGTGGCGTCGACAGCGCCGTCGCGGCCGCGCGCGCCGTCGAGGCCGGCCACGAGGTCGTCGGCGTGCACCTGGCGCTCAGCCGCAACGCCGGCACCCTGCGCACGGGCAGCCGTGGCTGCTGCACCATCGAGGACTCGATGGACGCGCAGCGCGCCGCCAACGTGCTCGGCATCCCGTACTACGTGTGGGACTTCTCCGAGCGGTTCAAGGCCGACGTCGTCGACGACTTCATCGCCGAGTACTCCGCCGGGCGCACCCCGAACCCCTGCATGCGCTGCAACGAGCGCATCAAGTTCGCCGCCCTGCTCGAGAAGGCGCTCGCCCTCGGCTTCGACGCCGTCGCCACGGGCCACTACGCCAAGATCGTGACGGATGACGCGGGCAACCGCGAACTCCACCGCGCGAGCGCCGAGGCCAAAGACCAGAGCTACGTGCTCGGGGTGCTCACCGCCGAGCAGCTCGCGCACGCCTACTTCCCGCTCGGCGACACGCCCTCGAAGACGCTTGTGCGCGCCGAGGCAGCCGAGCGCGGGCTCTCGGTCGCGCAGAAGCCCGACTCCTACGACATCTGCTTCATCCCCGACGGCGACACGAGGGGCTGGCTCGCCGACAAGGTCGGTACCGAGACCGGCGACATCGTCGACCGCACGGGCGCCGTCGTCGGCTCGCACGAGGGCGCGCACTCGTTCACCGTCGGCCAGCGCCGGGGCATGCGACTCGGCACGCCCGCGGCCGACGGCAAGCCGCGCTTCGTGCTCGAGGTGCGCCCGAAGGAGAACACCGTCGTCGTCGGCCCCAAGGAGGCGCTCGCGATCGGCGTCATCGCCGGGTCGCGCTTCTCGTGGGCCGGGCTCGCGCCCGAGCAGCCCGAGACGGCGTTCGACTGCGAGGTGCAGATCCGCGCCCACGCCGACCCCGTGCCGGCCGTCGCGCAGCTCGTCGACGGCGAGCTCGTCGTCACCCCGGGGCATCCACTCGATGGTGTCGCGCCCGGCCAGACCGCCGTCATCTACGTCGGAACCCGAGTACTCGGACAGTTCACGATCGACCGCACGGTCAGCGCGGTCCCGGTCGACGCCTAGCCGCGCGGAGGCTCGCCTCAACGACACGCATCGCGTAGATTCGCGCTGGCGCTACCCCCGGCGCCGCGTGAATGACGAGGAGTCGTTGTGTCCTACCCACAAATTCCCGCAGATCCGAACCGTGACCCGGCCGAGCCGTTCCGAAACCTCGACCCGGCACCCACGACGGGTCGAATCACGATCGTCGCCCCGCCCGCCGACGAATGGGAACCGATCGTCGAGGTCGCCCCCATCACCGCCGAAGAGGTCATCGAACGCCAGCGGCAGGCATTCGGCGGCATGAAGATCGGCTCGGCCCTCTTCGGGTGGATCACCGTCGCGGGCCTCACGTCCATCCTCACCGGGCTGCTCGTGGCGGCCGGTGTCACTCTCGGCCTCGGGCCCGTGCGAGCGGCAGGCACCTCGAGCCGCGACGCGCTGCTCGGCGCCGACGCCGTCGGCTGGATCGGCGTCAGCGCACTGCTCGTGATCGCGTTGGTCGCGTTCTACTGCGGCGGCTACGTCGCCGGCCGCATGGCTCGATTCAGCGGTGTGCTGCAGGGGCTCGCCGTGTGGCTCTGGGCGGTCGTCATCGCGATCGTGGCCGCGGTCGTCAGCATGGTGCTCGGCATCCAGGGCGACGTTCTGGGCGTCCTGAACGCCTTCCCGCGCATCTCGGTGCCCGAGAGCGCGCTGACGATCGTGGGCATCACCATCGCGGTCGTGGCGGCCCTCGTGAGCGTCGGCGGCGCCCTCCTCGGCGGGGTCGTCGGGGTGCGCTACCACCGGCGCATCGATCTCGTCGGGTTCGATCGATAGCCGAACGGGGCCCGGGCGCCGGGTGAGCGTCGGCGCCGCCTCGTACTATGGGCGTGTGAGCGACTTCTCCGGTGACAGCGGCAGCCTTCCGACCGATTTCGACGCAGCGCGTGCAGAGGCGACCGAGCTCGCCGATCGCATCGAGGGTGCGCGGCTCGCGTACTACGGCGACGGCGACTCGACGCTCTCCGACGCCGAGTACGACACCGCCTTCCACCGCCTCGAGGCGCTCGAGCGGGCGTTCCCCGAGCTCGCGGGCCAAGACAGCCCGACCCAACAGGTCGGTGCTGCGATCGTCTCGGCGGGCTTCCCCGAGCACGAGCACGCCGAGCGCATGCTCAGCCTCGACAACGTCTTCTCGATCGACGAGTTCCGCGACTGGGCG
The DNA window shown above is from Agromyces cerinus and carries:
- the mnmA gene encoding tRNA 2-thiouridine(34) synthase MnmA, coding for MKVLAAMSGGVDSAVAAARAVEAGHEVVGVHLALSRNAGTLRTGSRGCCTIEDSMDAQRAANVLGIPYYVWDFSERFKADVVDDFIAEYSAGRTPNPCMRCNERIKFAALLEKALALGFDAVATGHYAKIVTDDAGNRELHRASAEAKDQSYVLGVLTAEQLAHAYFPLGDTPSKTLVRAEAAERGLSVAQKPDSYDICFIPDGDTRGWLADKVGTETGDIVDRTGAVVGSHEGAHSFTVGQRRGMRLGTPAADGKPRFVLEVRPKENTVVVGPKEALAIGVIAGSRFSWAGLAPEQPETAFDCEVQIRAHADPVPAVAQLVDGELVVTPGHPLDGVAPGQTAVIYVGTRVLGQFTIDRTVSAVPVDA
- the glgX gene encoding glycogen debranching protein GlgX, with the protein product MPERDPLHGLGVRAGADGGVARVWSQHATSVDLVVFDADDLDWAIARTPLVRDEHGVWQGESAELRPGAHYGLRVDGPAGVEHAFNPVHTLLDPYARGLTRADDGSWRGVALESLIATGFEWGDSAKPRVPLDRTVVYEAHVRGFSKLNPAVPEALRGTYAGLAHDASLEYLVNLGITTVELLPVHAFVSEDRLVRQGKINYWGYNTLAFFAAHSPYASAAARAEGAAAVRREFAGMVRRLHEAGLEVVLDVVYNHTAEEGREGPTSSFRGIDNAAYYRHDAHGRYVDTTGCGNSLDFAGEAPQRLVLDSMRYFADELQVDGFRLDLAATLGRDERETFTPEHPLLRAMLDDPVIGASKLIAEPWDVGPGGWQTGNFPNGFSEWNDRYRDRMRDFWLGDLRRERETGSAGSGIGRFATRLAGSSNTFSGERGPLASLNFVTAHDGFTLADLTAYDVKHNQGNGEQNRDGTDSNNSYNHGVEGEAADPVVRAARRRSIRNLLGTLLLSAGVPMITAGDEFGRSQRGNNNAYCHDSPLTWLAWEEADRPRFAPALLETARHLMRLRAENPALRPMRFGRLGETVPSATQMDWFNAEGETMGIDDWNSPAERTLQFLAASTPETEAPNRILLVVHAHESDAEVVLPSHDEVSGYTLLWDSADESPSAASLASSAAAPLAPGASLRVGAQSMRLFRAEGAA
- a CDS encoding cysteine desulfurase family protein, translated to MVMVYLDHAATTPMLPEAIDALTAALAVVGNPSSIHSAGQQAKRLLEESRERIAATLGADGIEVVFTGNGTEAVNLAIKGLWWQRRTAAGGAEASPARRRILMPAGEHHATIDTVEWLVAHEGAEVVELPLDEVGRLRLDVLADELDRDAASVALVTMLWANNEVGTIEPVDEVARLTARAGVPLHVDAIAAYGQVPIDFHGIRTATDAPRGAGLVALSVSAHKIGGPAGIGALVLDRSAAVEPLIHGGGQQRKVRSGTQDVAAAASFAAAADIVAARLGADTARMAELRDRLIAGVADAVPDARLSGDAGPGASARLPGNAHFSFPGCEGDSLLFLLDAAGVAVSTGSACQAGVPEPSHVLMAMGRSEADARGALRITIGHASTDADVDAFLTALPAAHAQAARAGLAARATSFDR